Proteins encoded within one genomic window of Bacillus thuringiensis:
- a CDS encoding CPBP family intramembrane glutamic endopeptidase, translated as MITHQYWKLNPNYSFMNFLTVFWWNIKSVLFEEFIFRGALLYIIMQKIGEKKGVAFSAICFGFYHWFSYGLFGSFIPMILIFLATGFSGLVWAYAFQKTKSMLLPIGFHLGWNFTLNQIFSKGPLGDQLFISVKGFDYVQLVGIPSLFHFLLPNIAVPLFTYLFIKFYICKTQTKSIASTQK; from the coding sequence TTGATTACGCATCAATATTGGAAACTCAATCCAAACTATTCATTTATGAATTTTCTCACAGTTTTTTGGTGGAATATAAAATCCGTTCTCTTCGAGGAATTTATTTTCAGAGGCGCATTACTATATATAATAATGCAAAAAATTGGAGAAAAAAAAGGGGTTGCTTTTTCTGCGATTTGTTTTGGTTTCTATCACTGGTTTTCTTATGGATTATTTGGAAGTTTCATACCAATGATTCTTATCTTTTTAGCAACCGGATTCTCTGGACTTGTCTGGGCTTATGCTTTTCAAAAAACAAAATCAATGCTATTACCCATTGGATTTCATTTAGGATGGAACTTCACACTCAATCAAATTTTTTCAAAAGGTCCATTAGGAGATCAGCTTTTTATCTCTGTAAAAGGATTTGACTATGTCCAGCTCGTAGGAATTCCTTCCTTATTTCATTTTTTATTACCCAACATAGCCGTGCCGCTCTTTACTTATTTATTCATTAAGTTTTATATTTGTAAAACTCAAACAAAATCAATAGCTTCTACACAAAAATAA
- the gerPF gene encoding spore germination protein GerPF encodes MPSVVGNLVVQNSNGSFNLGDFYNVSPKENTKAYNGSGASNVGFVVNTFNGVSATNTFDSDLADQNQVGTA; translated from the coding sequence ATGCCCTCAGTTGTAGGGAATTTAGTTGTACAAAATAGTAACGGTTCATTTAACTTAGGGGATTTTTACAACGTTTCTCCGAAAGAAAATACGAAGGCTTATAATGGATCTGGTGCTTCAAACGTTGGTTTTGTTGTTAATACTTTTAACGGTGTGAGTGCGACAAATACTTTTGATTCTGACCTTGCAGATCAAAATCAAGTTGGTACAGCCTAA
- a CDS encoding peptidylprolyl isomerase PrsA, translated as MKKKKLFLGTIISCVVLALSACGSSDNVVTSKVGNVTEKELSKELRQKYGESTLYQMVLSKALLDKYKVSDEEAKKQVEAAKDKMGDNFKSTLEQVGLKNEDELKEKMKPEIAFEKAIKATVTEKDIKNNYKPEMKVSHILVKDEKTAKEVKEKVNNGEDFAALAKQYSEDTGSKEQGGEITGFAPGQTVKEFEEAAYKLDAGQVSEPVKTTYGYHIIKVTDKKELKPYDEVKDQIRKDLEQQRLQDTTGKWKQQVVNELLKDADIKVNDKDFKNTFEFLEKK; from the coding sequence TTGAAAAAGAAAAAGCTATTTTTAGGAACAATTATTTCATGCGTAGTACTGGCATTATCTGCATGTGGTTCCTCAGACAACGTAGTAACATCGAAAGTAGGAAATGTTACAGAGAAAGAGTTAAGTAAAGAATTAAGACAAAAATATGGGGAAAGTACTTTATACCAAATGGTGTTAAGTAAGGCGTTGCTAGATAAATATAAAGTTTCAGATGAGGAAGCAAAAAAACAAGTAGAAGCAGCAAAAGATAAAATGGGTGACAACTTCAAATCGACTTTAGAGCAAGTTGGGTTGAAAAATGAAGATGAATTAAAAGAAAAAATGAAACCAGAAATTGCATTTGAGAAAGCGATTAAAGCGACTGTCACAGAAAAAGATATAAAAAATAACTATAAACCAGAAATGAAGGTAAGTCACATTTTAGTGAAAGATGAAAAAACTGCTAAAGAAGTGAAAGAGAAAGTAAATAATGGTGAAGATTTTGCGGCTTTAGCGAAGCAATACTCAGAGGATACTGGTTCAAAGGAACAAGGTGGAGAAATAACTGGTTTTGCTCCAGGGCAAACGGTGAAAGAATTCGAGGAAGCTGCATATAAATTAGATGCAGGACAAGTAAGTGAGCCAGTAAAAACAACTTATGGTTACCATATTATTAAAGTGACGGATAAAAAAGAATTGAAGCCATATGATGAAGTAAAAGATCAAATCCGTAAAGATTTAGAACAGCAAAGACTACAAGATACGACAGGAAAATGGAAACAGCAAGTAGTCAATGAATTATTGAAAGATGCTGATATTAAGGTGAATGATAAAGACTTTAAAAATACATTTGAATTTCTAGAAAAGAAATAA
- a CDS encoding DUF6944 family repetitive protein has translation MNLSGLKVTGAWFQVGGNLTAAIGTTRGFIGEEEVESDLVIVGSSLQALGYILQIIASNDNEDEVERENQNQCLENKSEMLDKMGIELLALGNISNVIGTYFNINEQLKENDYLIIVGNSLQSIGAFLGVEAALIQMKAIQRIIILGNSLQSLGAGLQAYQGIVNVLRNGIEDEDSMVDNKNERIIALIGIWIQAIGTIISAIGLTIIEKEKRLEKIKI, from the coding sequence ATGAACCTAAGCGGTTTAAAAGTGACAGGAGCGTGGTTTCAAGTAGGAGGAAATCTTACAGCGGCTATTGGGACTACAAGAGGATTTATTGGAGAAGAGGAGGTTGAATCAGATCTTGTAATTGTAGGAAGCTCATTACAAGCCCTCGGGTATATATTACAAATTATAGCGAGTAATGATAACGAAGATGAAGTTGAAAGAGAAAATCAAAATCAGTGTTTGGAGAATAAGAGTGAAATGCTCGATAAAATGGGCATTGAGTTATTGGCATTAGGGAATATATCAAATGTAATAGGAACATATTTTAACATAAATGAACAATTAAAAGAGAATGATTATCTCATAATTGTAGGGAATAGTTTGCAATCGATTGGAGCTTTTTTAGGAGTAGAAGCGGCTTTAATTCAGATGAAAGCGATACAGAGAATTATAATACTAGGCAATTCTTTGCAAAGTTTAGGCGCTGGACTTCAAGCATATCAAGGTATTGTTAATGTATTGAGGAATGGAATAGAAGATGAGGACAGTATGGTTGATAATAAAAATGAGAGAATAATAGCACTTATTGGTATTTGGATACAAGCAATAGGAACTATTATTTCTGCAATTGGATTAACAATAATAGAGAAAGAAAAAAGATTAGAAAAAATAAAAATATGA
- a CDS encoding YqaE/Pmp3 family membrane protein, giving the protein MMYVLAIILPPVAVLFCGKPFQAIINFILTLIFWVPGVIHAILVVHDKKADRRLKKQIQAYDEINKRNRR; this is encoded by the coding sequence ATGATGTATGTATTGGCAATTATTCTTCCACCTGTAGCCGTATTATTTTGTGGAAAACCATTTCAAGCAATAATTAATTTCATATTAACATTAATATTTTGGGTTCCAGGGGTTATACATGCGATATTAGTTGTGCATGATAAAAAAGCAGATCGGCGATTAAAAAAACAAATTCAAGCATATGATGAAATTAATAAGAGGAATAGAAGGTAA
- a CDS encoding PBP1A family penicillin-binding protein yields MSENYRSREERRQVKKKKQPASKTQKPKGKTSFFRKFLITCLLLGIVGLVAGVATFFVMIKDAPKLEKAKLVNPLSSKIYDKNGDLVYEYGKEKRTNVTYDQIPKLVENAFLATEDARFYEHSGVDFKGTARAVLVSLKGDYGSQGGSTITQQVIKNYFLSMEKTSKRKVQEIYLAYKLEQQYSKHEILEMYLNKINLGNRSYGIATAAQNYYGKELKDLTLPEVAMLAGLPKAPNNYDPTKTENIQRATERRDVVLKLMNRHGYITKAEMEEASKVEVTKGLKTATELQAMPHTAFMDAVVKEVEKEIPDVNIGSDGLEIYTTLDPKAQEYADKILNENIINYPNDKFQGAFTFMDTKTGEVRAIGSGRGENKAVFKGHNMAIELDRAAGSTMKPIFDYGPAIEYLKWATYHQIDDSPFKYSTGQEVRNADRSHLGSITMREALKMSRNVPAVKTAKEVGLNKSKEFSEKLGITFNSTPKESTAIGTNEVSPTEIAGAYATFGNGGKYAKPHFVKKVVYPDGKSQSFEQKPKQVIADSTAYMITDMLRSVVTSGTGTAANISSLDIAGKTGTTNYASKQLAQYKIPESATRDSWFAGYTPQYTMAVWTGYMKDGNDEYISSKNTKIAQLIFKEMMSEMATDKSRFKMPSSVIQEGSELRIKGEKRDSSPNTSVPDTTEQPKQDQQQKTEEEKKQEELKKQEELKKQEEQKQQEELKKQEELKKQEEQKKQEEQKQQEEQKKQNEQNNGNGQGTTPPANNGGGQGNTTPPANNGGGQGNTTPPANNGGGQGNTTPPANNGGGQGNTTPPANNGGGQGNATPPATTQPDTGGNAGEAPANNGQ; encoded by the coding sequence ATGTCAGAAAATTATCGTTCTCGAGAGGAGCGACGACAAGTTAAAAAGAAAAAACAGCCAGCTTCTAAAACACAAAAACCAAAAGGTAAAACATCATTCTTTCGCAAGTTTTTAATTACTTGTTTATTACTTGGTATTGTTGGTTTAGTGGCGGGGGTTGCTACCTTTTTCGTAATGATTAAGGATGCACCAAAACTTGAGAAAGCAAAACTTGTTAATCCGTTATCCTCAAAAATTTATGATAAAAATGGCGATTTGGTATATGAATACGGGAAAGAAAAACGGACGAATGTTACGTATGATCAAATTCCTAAATTAGTAGAAAATGCATTTTTAGCAACAGAAGATGCACGTTTTTACGAACATAGCGGAGTAGACTTTAAAGGTACTGCCCGTGCTGTTTTGGTAAGTCTTAAAGGAGATTATGGTTCACAAGGTGGAAGTACGATAACACAGCAGGTTATTAAAAACTACTTCTTATCGATGGAAAAAACATCAAAACGTAAGGTTCAGGAAATATATTTAGCGTATAAGCTAGAACAACAGTATTCAAAACATGAAATTTTAGAAATGTATTTAAATAAAATAAACCTAGGAAACCGTTCATATGGAATCGCAACAGCAGCACAAAACTACTATGGTAAAGAATTGAAAGATTTAACATTACCAGAAGTTGCAATGCTTGCAGGTTTACCAAAAGCACCGAATAACTATGATCCGACGAAAACAGAAAATATTCAAAGAGCAACAGAAAGAAGAGATGTTGTACTAAAATTAATGAATCGTCATGGTTATATTACAAAGGCAGAAATGGAAGAAGCTTCGAAAGTTGAAGTGACAAAGGGACTTAAGACAGCAACGGAACTTCAAGCAATGCCGCATACTGCATTTATGGATGCAGTAGTAAAAGAAGTAGAGAAAGAAATACCAGATGTTAATATTGGATCAGATGGTTTAGAAATTTATACAACATTAGACCCGAAAGCACAGGAATATGCTGATAAGATTTTAAATGAAAATATTATTAATTATCCAAATGATAAATTCCAAGGTGCTTTCACATTTATGGATACGAAAACTGGTGAAGTTCGTGCCATAGGTAGTGGACGTGGTGAAAATAAAGCTGTATTTAAAGGACATAATATGGCAATTGAATTAGATCGTGCAGCTGGTTCAACTATGAAGCCAATCTTTGATTACGGTCCTGCAATTGAATATTTAAAATGGGCTACGTATCATCAAATTGATGACTCTCCATTTAAATATTCAACTGGACAAGAAGTTCGAAATGCCGACAGAAGTCATTTAGGATCAATTACTATGCGTGAAGCATTAAAAATGTCACGTAATGTTCCGGCAGTTAAAACTGCAAAAGAAGTAGGACTTAATAAATCGAAGGAGTTCTCTGAGAAATTAGGTATTACATTTAATTCAACACCGAAAGAATCTACTGCGATTGGTACAAACGAAGTATCACCAACTGAAATAGCGGGTGCTTATGCGACATTTGGTAATGGTGGAAAGTATGCAAAACCGCATTTTGTTAAGAAAGTAGTTTATCCAGACGGAAAATCACAAAGTTTTGAGCAAAAACCAAAACAAGTTATAGCTGACTCTACAGCATATATGATTACTGATATGCTTCGCTCAGTAGTAACATCAGGTACTGGTACAGCGGCAAATATTAGTTCTTTAGATATAGCTGGTAAAACAGGTACAACAAACTATGCTTCAAAACAATTAGCTCAATATAAAATTCCAGAAAGTGCAACTCGTGATAGTTGGTTTGCAGGTTATACGCCGCAGTATACGATGGCAGTATGGACTGGATATATGAAAGATGGTAACGACGAGTATATTAGTAGTAAAAATACGAAAATTGCACAATTAATCTTTAAAGAAATGATGAGTGAAATGGCTACGGATAAATCACGCTTTAAAATGCCAAGTAGTGTAATTCAAGAAGGCAGTGAGCTACGTATAAAAGGTGAAAAACGTGATTCTTCTCCAAATACGAGCGTACCAGACACGACAGAACAACCAAAACAAGATCAGCAGCAAAAAACTGAAGAAGAGAAAAAGCAAGAAGAATTAAAGAAACAAGAAGAACTGAAAAAACAAGAAGAACAAAAGCAACAAGAAGAACTTAAGAAGCAAGAAGAACTTAAGAAGCAAGAAGAACAAAAGAAACAAGAAGAGCAAAAGCAACAAGAAGAACAAAAGAAACAAAATGAACAAAATAATGGTAATGGCCAAGGAACGACACCTCCAGCAAATAATGGAGGAGGCCAAGGAAATACGACACCTCCAGCAAATAATGGAGGAGGTCAAGGAAATACGACACCTCCAGCAAATAACGGAGGGGGCCAAGGAAATACGACACCTCCAGCAAATAATGGAGGGGGCCAAGGAAATACGACACCTCCAGCAAATAACGGAGGAGGTCAAGGGAATGCAACTCCACCAGCGACAACACAACCAGATACAGGTGGTAATGCAGGAGAAGCCCCTGCCAATAATGGACAATAA
- a CDS encoding YolD-like family protein, translating into MNDVKVQKEEKEWVPFTVMSEQLLSMRKVIGEKFKVQKPLLTKEEKERISDKLLMSLLTEKEILVTYFENGYILTSYMTVVHINPLKHSIMCTDAFYKTYVFNTTDIIEIT; encoded by the coding sequence ATGAATGATGTAAAGGTGCAAAAAGAAGAAAAAGAATGGGTTCCATTTACAGTAATGTCGGAACAGTTGTTAAGTATGCGAAAAGTTATTGGAGAGAAATTTAAAGTACAAAAACCGCTCTTAACAAAAGAAGAAAAAGAGAGGATTTCTGATAAATTATTAATGTCATTGTTGACTGAGAAAGAAATATTGGTGACATATTTTGAAAATGGCTACATACTTACCAGCTACATGACAGTGGTGCATATAAATCCGCTAAAGCACAGTATAATGTGTACTGACGCATTTTATAAAACTTACGTATTTAATACTACGGATATTATTGAAATAACGTAA
- a CDS encoding KTSC domain-containing protein, producing MKLSPVTSKNIVAVGYNPFSMILRIQLKHGMYDFFNVPQNIYTGLLNAHSKSYYHNTYIKNSYRYTKI from the coding sequence ATGAAACTATCTCCCGTTACCTCAAAAAATATAGTCGCTGTTGGCTATAATCCTTTTTCAATGATTTTACGCATTCAATTAAAGCATGGAATGTATGATTTCTTTAACGTACCTCAAAACATTTACACTGGTTTATTAAACGCACACTCTAAAAGTTATTATCACAATACTTATATTAAAAATTCTTACCGCTACACAAAAATTTAA